The following are encoded in a window of Rosa chinensis cultivar Old Blush chromosome 4, RchiOBHm-V2, whole genome shotgun sequence genomic DNA:
- the LOC112199763 gene encoding cyclin-T1-4 — MSRSRYFTRRELERNSPSRRDGITVGKESKLRSQYCSHIQQIGQKLRLPHLTIATAIMLCHRFYARQSHAKNCWHTVASSCILLASKVQDTPRSLSDVVSVVYCREIQDRITSLMMKHKINPHDVRERDEFCEKIVKILRREKKELILAAEMIVLKTIGFDLDVELPYKALVAALKRLTTDDKITGLLTEVAWSLVEEWLKTSLCLQYKPKYIAVGSVVVAARVLNVKLPAGDKWLEELGVLPERLDEVIRWMQSKLCKVKTREVISFVSFYEITTRPLEKG, encoded by the coding sequence ATGAGTCGCAGCCGGTACTTCACCAGAAGAGAGCTGGAACGAAACTCCCCATCTCGCCGGGACGGCATCACCGTCGGCAAAGAGTCAAAACTCCGATCCCAGTACTGCTCCCATATTCAACAGATCGGTCAGAAATTGAGACTGCCTCACCTGACCATAGCCACCGCAATAATGCTGTGCCACCGCTTTTACGCGCGTCAGTCTCACGCCAAGAACTGCTGGCACACAGTGGCCTCTTCATGTATCCTTCTAGCTAGCAAAGTCCAAGACACGCCTCGATCCCTCAGCGACGTCGTTTCCGTGGTTTATTGCCGCGAGATCCAGGACCGGATCACGAGCCTGATGATGAAGCACAAGATCAATCCTCACGACGTGAGAGAAAGAGACGAGTTTTGCGAAAAGATAGTCAAGATTTTGAGGAGGGAGAAGAAAGAACTGATCCTAGCGGCGGAGATGATAGTGCTAAAGACGATCGGGTTCGATCTTGATGTTGAGCTTCCCTACAAGGCCCTCGTTGCAGCGCTGAAGAGGTTGACTACTGATGATAAAATCACCGGCCTGCTTACTGAGGTGGCGTGGAGTCTTGTGGAGGAGTGGCTCAAGACATCGCTATGCTTGCAGTACAAGCCCAAGTACATTGCGGTTGGGTCAGTCGTGGTGGCTGCTAGGGTTCTGAATGTGAAGTTACCCGCGGGTGACAAGTGGCTCGAGGAGCTCGGTGTTTTGCCGGAGCGGTTGGATGAGGTCATTCGCTGGATGCAGAGTAAGCTCTGCAAAGTGAAGACAAGGGAGGTCATAAGTTTTGTGAGCTTTTATGAGATTACTACCCGGCCATTAGAAAAGGGCTAA
- the LOC112198034 gene encoding probable calcium-binding protein CML25: MGFKSLFSRKKKSTPSSAGAAQPAVMRSPSFNTRAQIAELEQVFKKFDVNGDGKISSSELGAIMGSLGHPATEDELRSMILEVDADGDGFIDFKEFVELNTNGIDSAEALQNLKDAFSVYDIDGNGSISAEELFEVLRSLGDECSIGECRKMISGVDANGDGMINFEEFKEMMMMGSRYENNAQPQPVGN, translated from the coding sequence ATGGGTTTCAAATCCCTCTTCTCCCGGAAGAAGAAATCCACTCCCTCCAGCGCCGGCGCCGCTCAGCCGGCGGTGATGCGGTCACCGTCGTTCAACACGCGGGCGCAGATCGCCGAGCTGGAGCAGGTCTTCAAGAAATTCGACGTCAACGGCGACGGCAAGATCTCGTCGTCGGAGCTCGGCGCGATCATGGGCAGCCTGGGCCACCCGGCGACGGAGGACGAGCTCCGGTCCATGATCCTCGAGGTCGACGCCGACGGCGACGGCTTCATCGACTTCAAGGAGTTCGTGGAGCTCAACACCAACGGGATCGACTCCGCCGAGGCGTTGCAGAATCTCAAGGACGCCTTCTCCGTCTACGACATCGACGGCAACGGCTCGATCTCCGCGGAGGAGCTTTTCGAGGTGCTGAGGAGCTTGGGCGACGAGTGCTCGATCGGCGAGTGCCGGAAAATGATCAGCGGCGTCGATGCCAACGGCGACGGTATGATCAATTTTGAGGAGTTTAAAGAAATGATGATGATGGGGTCGCGTTATGAGAATAATGCTCAACCTCAACCTGTTGGTAATTGA
- the LOC112200200 gene encoding ribosomal lysine N-methyltransferase set10 isoform X2, with translation MGLTLFLLIWLAKFPHLADELWAMKLGLKLLQERARVGSFWWPYISNLPEAFNVPIFFPGEDIKNLQYAPVLYQVNKRCRFLLEFEQEVRRALEDNKPSDHPFGGQAVGASALGWAMSAVSSRAFRLYGKKLADGIYDDVPMMLPLIDMCNHSFKPNARILQDQDDRSKKMLVKVVAETEIKQNDCLELNYGGLNNDLFLLDYGFVVPSNPYDCIELKYDGTFLDAASMAAGVSSPHFSAPAPWQKEILCQLNLDGEAPFLKVCLGGSELVEGRLLAALRVVLASDIEAVQKHDLNILKSISVEAPLGIANEVAAFRTIIALCVIALGHFPTKIMEDESLLRKGVSDSTQLAIQFRIQKKSVIIDVMRDLTRRVKLLSSKETATAQG, from the exons ATGGGACTGACGCTGTTCTTGCTAATTTGGCTCGCCAAGTTCCCG CATTTGGCAGACGAGCTGTGGGCAATGAAATTGGGTTTGAAGCTTCTGCAAGAACGAGCCAGAGTTGGATCCTTCTGGTGGCCATACATTAGCAACCTCCCTGAAGCGTTTAACGTACCTATCTTCTTCCCTGGGGAGGACATAAAGAATTTGCAGTATGCCCCAGTTCTTTACCAG GTAAACAAGAGATGCAGATTTCTTCTTGAATTTGAACAAGAAGTCAGACGTGCTCTTGAAGATAACAAACCAAGTGATCACCCTTTTGGTGGCCAAGCTGTGGGTGCATCAGCCCTTGGATGGGCCATGTCAGCAGTTTCCTCTCGGGCATTCCGTTTATATGGTAAAAAGCTTGCAGATGGGATCTACGATGATGTCCCCATGATGCTTCCTCTTATCGATATGTGCAACCATAGTTTCAAGCCAAATGCGCGAATACTTCAAGACCAAGATGACAGGAGCAAGAAGATGCTAGTAAAG GTTGTGGCCGAAACAGAGATCAAACAGAATGATTGCTTAGAACTCAACTATGGAGGTTTAAACAATGATCTTTTCCTACTGGATTATGGATTTGTGGTACCTTCAAACCCCTACGATTGTATTGAGCTGAAATATGATGGAACATTTTTGGATGCTGCAAGTATGGCTGCTGGAGTATCATCACCCCACTTTTCTGCACCAGCTCCATGGCAGAAAGAAATATTATGCCAGCTAAATTTAGACGGGGAGGCTCCTTTTCTCAAG GTATGCTTGGGGGGGTCAGAGTTGGTTGAGGGACGACTGTTGGCAGCCTTGAGAGTTGTTCTTGCCAGTGACATAGAAGCAGTGCAGAAGCATGATTTAAATATACTTAAATCTATATCAGTTGAAGCGCCCCTTGGTATTGCAAATGAGGTAGCTGCTTTTCGCACCATTATTGCACTATGTGTGATTGCACTCGGACACTTCCCAACCAAAATCATGGAGGACGAATCCTTGTTGCGAAAGGGTGTTTCAGATTCTACCCAGTTGGCTATCCAGTTCAGAATTCAGAAGAAAAGTGTCATTATAGATGTGATGAGAGATCTCACAAGGAGGGTGAAGTTACTTTCATCGAAAGAAACAGCCACTGCTCAAGGCTAA
- the LOC112200201 gene encoding uncharacterized protein LOC112200201, whose translation MEHKNISINNNMEGKEGYNVVPVHMQVMRIKQEFEKIKHPSLSMEPPAEMRRLLLREINGQRSRSPLGLAAV comes from the coding sequence ATGGAGCACAAGAACATCAGCATCAACAACAACATGGAAGGAAAGGAGGGTTACAACGTAGTTCCTGTTCATATGCAAGTCATGAGGATCAAGCAAGAGTTCGAGAAAATAAAGCACCCTTCTCTGTCTATGGAGCCGCCGGCAGAGATGAGACGTCTGCTTCTCCGGGAGATTAACGGGCAGCGGTCTCGTTCGCCCCTCGGATTGGCAGCGGTTTAA
- the LOC112200200 gene encoding actin-histidine N-methyltransferase isoform X1 encodes MAASKMVMASLTAIRPLSCAASASYPGRLAPHPPDLIKWVRREGGFVHEAVKMAQDTSSGLGLVASEEIPKGSELVVLPEHAPLRFGPLESDGGDGTDAVLANLARQVPDELWAMKLGLKLLQERARVGSFWWPYISNLPEAFNVPIFFPGEDIKNLQYAPVLYQVNKRCRFLLEFEQEVRRALEDNKPSDHPFGGQAVGASALGWAMSAVSSRAFRLYGKKLADGIYDDVPMMLPLIDMCNHSFKPNARILQDQDDRSKKMLVKVVAETEIKQNDCLELNYGGLNNDLFLLDYGFVVPSNPYDCIELKYDGTFLDAASMAAGVSSPHFSAPAPWQKEILCQLNLDGEAPFLKVCLGGSELVEGRLLAALRVVLASDIEAVQKHDLNILKSISVEAPLGIANEVAAFRTIIALCVIALGHFPTKIMEDESLLRKGVSDSTQLAIQFRIQKKSVIIDVMRDLTRRVKLLSSKETATAQG; translated from the exons ATGGCAGCTTCAAAGATGGTAATGGCTTCTCTCACGGCCATTCGGCCTTTAAGTTGCGCCGCCTCAGCCTCTTATCCTGGGCGTTTGGCCCCTCACCCACCGGACCTTATCAAATGGGTCCGCCGGGAAGGTGGGTTCGTTCACGAGGCCGTGAAGATGGCTCAAGACACTTCCTCTGGTCTTGGACTCGTGGCTTCTGAGGAAATTCCAAAAGGGTCTGAGCTTGTTGTTCTTCCCGAGCACGCACCCTTGAGATTTGGCCCTCTTGAATCGGACGGCGGAGATGGGACTGACGCTGTTCTTGCTAATTTGGCTCGCCAAGTTCCCG ACGAGCTGTGGGCAATGAAATTGGGTTTGAAGCTTCTGCAAGAACGAGCCAGAGTTGGATCCTTCTGGTGGCCATACATTAGCAACCTCCCTGAAGCGTTTAACGTACCTATCTTCTTCCCTGGGGAGGACATAAAGAATTTGCAGTATGCCCCAGTTCTTTACCAG GTAAACAAGAGATGCAGATTTCTTCTTGAATTTGAACAAGAAGTCAGACGTGCTCTTGAAGATAACAAACCAAGTGATCACCCTTTTGGTGGCCAAGCTGTGGGTGCATCAGCCCTTGGATGGGCCATGTCAGCAGTTTCCTCTCGGGCATTCCGTTTATATGGTAAAAAGCTTGCAGATGGGATCTACGATGATGTCCCCATGATGCTTCCTCTTATCGATATGTGCAACCATAGTTTCAAGCCAAATGCGCGAATACTTCAAGACCAAGATGACAGGAGCAAGAAGATGCTAGTAAAG GTTGTGGCCGAAACAGAGATCAAACAGAATGATTGCTTAGAACTCAACTATGGAGGTTTAAACAATGATCTTTTCCTACTGGATTATGGATTTGTGGTACCTTCAAACCCCTACGATTGTATTGAGCTGAAATATGATGGAACATTTTTGGATGCTGCAAGTATGGCTGCTGGAGTATCATCACCCCACTTTTCTGCACCAGCTCCATGGCAGAAAGAAATATTATGCCAGCTAAATTTAGACGGGGAGGCTCCTTTTCTCAAG GTATGCTTGGGGGGGTCAGAGTTGGTTGAGGGACGACTGTTGGCAGCCTTGAGAGTTGTTCTTGCCAGTGACATAGAAGCAGTGCAGAAGCATGATTTAAATATACTTAAATCTATATCAGTTGAAGCGCCCCTTGGTATTGCAAATGAGGTAGCTGCTTTTCGCACCATTATTGCACTATGTGTGATTGCACTCGGACACTTCCCAACCAAAATCATGGAGGACGAATCCTTGTTGCGAAAGGGTGTTTCAGATTCTACCCAGTTGGCTATCCAGTTCAGAATTCAGAAGAAAAGTGTCATTATAGATGTGATGAGAGATCTCACAAGGAGGGTGAAGTTACTTTCATCGAAAGAAACAGCCACTGCTCAAGGCTAA